CGTCACCGATCTCGGTTTCTTCGTCCTCGTCATCGAGGCCGTCGTCCTCGTCATCGAGTTCATCGTCCTCGTCATCGAGGCCATCGTCCTCGTCATCGAGGCCATCGTCCTCGTCATCGAGGCCATCGTCCTCGTCTAACTCATCGTCCTCGTCGTCGAGTTCATCGTCCTCGTCATCGAGGCCATCGTCCTCGTCTAACTCATCGTCCTCGTCGTCGAGTTCATCGTCCTCGTCATCGAGGCCATCGTCCTCGTCTAACTCATCGTCCTCGTCGTCGAGTTCATCGTCCTCGTCATCGAGGCCATCGTCCTCGTCTAACTCATCGTCCTCGTCAAGTTCGTCGCCGTCGACGGCGTCGTCTTTGACCTTGTCTTTGCTGACGTCGTCGTCACCATCGACGCGGTCCGCGTCGTCGTCCGTGACGTTGTCGTCCGTGACGTTATCGTCCGTCACGTCGTCGTCGACGACGTCGCCGTCGACGGTCACCAGCGCGACGTCGGTGACGGGTTCACCGTCCGGGGTCAGGTACGGCCCGTCCTGCTGGCCTTCGAGTTCGACGAAGTCGTACTGCTGGTTGTTGTTCGTGTCGCGGTGGGGCATCGCGATGAGCTCTTCGTCCTCTTCGAGCGGCTCGTCGAGGGTGACCTCGACGTTCTCGTGCGTGCCCTGACCGAGATACTCGGAGACGCCGATGACGCTTCCGATGACGTTACCCTGGAGCAGGGTGCTGTCGTGAATCGCCACGAAGCCCCCGCTCGCCATCGTGACCTCGTCGACGACGACGGTCTGGCCGTCGCTCGCCTGATCTTCGAAGGTCACCCAGGCGCTCTGCCCGTCGGGCGCCTCACGGTCGTCCATCGATACGTCCCCGTCGTCTTCGTCTACGGCATCGTCCGCCTGCGCGTCCTCGGACACGTTGTCGTCGGACGCGTTGTCGTCCGTGTGTTCGTCTACGCCTATACTCGCCGTTACGCCTGTCTCGTCGGAGTGTGCGTTGCTCGCTGCCGACGGGGCTGCCGCGACCGCCATCGCCCCGCTCGAACAGACAAGCATCAGCGCAGTGACCACGACGAGTAGCTGATTGCCTGCGTTCATGTTGTGCCGCGAAGGCATTCGCCAATCGTCTATTCGGCGCATAAACGGACGCAACCATTACGATGAGAAACGGGACAATGCGACGGGTGAGGTCGCCTGCGGAACGATTACAGCCCGAGAAAACGTCTATTGAGGCCGATCACTCCCCGCCGGTCGTCTCCGTCGACTGCGAGGCGGCCGGTTCGTGTCCCGGCAGGCAGACGAGGTTCTCGCGGCCGAGACGGAGTTTCGTAACCTCGCCGTCCTCCTCGAGATCGGCGAGCAGGCGGCTCACCTTCGCCTTCGACCACTCCACCGAGTCGACGATCGCCGACTGTTTCATTCGCCCGCCGTTCTCCTTGACGAGTTGCCGGACTCTCTCCCGATCGGTCACGAACTCCTCGTTCGCGGGGGCCGGCGAGTCGGTTCGTTCCTCGGAGCGTTCGAGTCGGTTCCGGATGACCAGCACGCCGCCGAGCAGCGCCAGGGCGACGATGCCGAGCAGCGCCGCGAGGTGGGGGTCCCCGCCGACTTGCGCGAGCGGACCGACGGCGTCGCTCCCGGTCAGTCCGGACCGGACCTCGGCGACGACGTCGACTCGGTAGTGATAGTTCATGACGTCTCGGCGGTGTTCGTGGGGGTCTCCGCTCGCTTCGTCGTCGGGAATCGACGCGACCGGGCCACAAAGTATTTTTTATAATTCAATTATTGTTATTATATTATCTGTATATCTGGAAGTACAACACGTCCGTGGCTCCCCATGGAACTCGTGATCAGCCGGGAGGTGCGGTCGCGAGCGGTTCGTCCTCGACGGCCGCCGGTTCGAGGGCGGCGGTCCCGTTCTCCTCGTCTTGCGCGCCGGGGTCGTCGGTGGCGTTGTCGCCGTCGGTGTCGTTCTCCGGGGCCTCTCCGGGGCCGCCACAACCGGCCATCAGGACGGCGAGCGCGATCGCGACGACGATGAGCGTCCGTTTCATGTCACGACGATACCACCGGTTGGCCGACGCCGCAGATAAACACGTCAGGACGTTCGGGACCGCTAGTGCCGAGTTTGCGCGAGTTCGAGGCGGTAAGTATTTGATTCGACGACTCTCCGGCGAGCGGTGTCGTCGTCGGTATCGGCGGCGCAGGCAACGCCGCCCTCGGGTCGGGCCGCCGGCCGTCCCGATGCGCCTCGGTCGCCGCGGACGGGGAAGGCGCCCTCGACCGTCGCCTCGTACCGGACTGCGGTCGCGCGTACCGCTGGTCCCCACCGTCGAGCGGACCGTCCGAGAACGGGATTCGTAGAGAACAGGGGAAGTCGTTGCGGCCGGCAGGGCCGCGCCGGGAGCGAGACGGTCGACGGGCGTCAGACCCCCGGGACGCCGACCGCTTCGAACGCCGTGACTTCGAGTACGGCGAGGACGTACAGCACGACGAGCACTGAGAGCCACGCGACGACGGTGATCGCGGCCGCCTGCACCCACCCGCCCGGGTACCGCGCGTTGACGACCGCGAGGTACGCGAGCAACACGAGCAGCGGGCCGAGAAGCGGGATCCAGCCGAAGAAGAATCCGACGATCCCCCAGACGATCGCCCCGATCAGCGCCGTTACGAGGGCGTACGTGTAGTCTTCCGTGTCCACGATTACCCTCGCGCCTACGTAGATGCCGAGCGCGCCGATCAGCAGGCTCACGGCGAACACGATCAGGCTGTCGACGAGTGCCATACGGCAAACCGGAGCCCGCACGCCGATAGTTATCGTCGGTCTACACGTCACGGGTCCCGACCGTCAGCGGCCGATGCGAGTCGCAGTGCGACGCTGACGCCCGAC
The Salinilacihabitans rarus DNA segment above includes these coding regions:
- a CDS encoding helix-turn-helix transcriptional regulator, whose amino-acid sequence is MNYHYRVDVVAEVRSGLTGSDAVGPLAQVGGDPHLAALLGIVALALLGGVLVIRNRLERSEERTDSPAPANEEFVTDRERVRQLVKENGGRMKQSAIVDSVEWSKAKVSRLLADLEEDGEVTKLRLGRENLVCLPGHEPAASQSTETTGGE